The Candidatus Effluviviaceae Genus V sp. genomic sequence GGCTGCGTGCATCGTGCCGATCGTGTCGAGCCGCATCACCCGGTAGCCGACCCGCCTGGCCTCCGCTATGACGGCCTCGGCCAGCGTCCTCCCGATCCCCTGCCCCCGCCCGGCCGGGCGCACGTACAGGCGCTTCATCTCGCAGACGTCGTCTTTGAACCGGCGAAGCGCCACACACCCGAGAACGATGTCGTCCTGAGTGGCAAGGAGAATACAGGAGTCCGGCGGCCGGTATGCGCCCTCAAGGTCGCTGATCTCGCGTTCGAAGTCCTGGAACGTCAGGTCGAATCCCAATGTCCCGACATATTCCTCGATGAGCGCCTGAGCCTCGCCGTAGTCCTCCGGCATGGCCACGCGCTGTATCTCGATGCGCCGGTCCATTGAGACGTCGTCCAGTCGCTTGGGGGAGTCGGTGCGTCACATGCTGACGAGAGCCGGTGCCGACCTGCCGCCGCAGTCGGGAGCCCGGTGTGACGCCGCGGGCCGGAGCCCGGTACTAGATGACGAGCTCGCCGTTCACGACGCCTGTCGTGTGCTCGCCGTCCTCGTCGACGAAGTCCAGCTTGCGGCAGACGACCGGGTTATCCACGGCGTAGACGATGTCCATGTGGCGGATGAGGTCCGGCGAGGAGAACGCGTCCGGCCCGACGTCGCCGCCGAGGTGGTCGCTTCTGCCATACGCCCAATG encodes the following:
- a CDS encoding GNAT family N-acetyltransferase; translated protein: MPEDYGEAQALIEEYVGTLGFDLTFQDFEREISDLEGAYRPPDSCILLATQDDIVLGCVALRRFKDDVCEMKRLYVRPAGRGQGIGRTLAEAVIAEARRVGYRVMRLDTIGTMHAANALYRSLGFEEIPAYRENPIDGARFFELSL